The Brachionichthys hirsutus isolate HB-005 chromosome 8, CSIRO-AGI_Bhir_v1, whole genome shotgun sequence genome contains a region encoding:
- the svbp gene encoding small vasohibin-binding protein, whose amino-acid sequence MEPACRKDKPKLNSTPTRGDRARQKSAQQELKQRQRAEIYALNKVMTELEQQQFETFCKRTQSQGE is encoded by the exons ATGGAGCCTGCCTGTCGCAAAGACAAGCCGAAGCTGAACTCCACACCGACCAGAGGAGACCGAGCCAGGCAGAAATCCGCACAGCAAGAGCTCAAACAGCGACAGAGGGCAGAG ATTTATGCCTTAAACAAGGTGATGACAGAGTTGGAGCAGCAACAGTTTGAAACCTTCTGTAAACGGACGCAGTCACAAGGAGAATGA
- the fbxo2 gene encoding F-box only protein 2, translating to MSRNLLKNPYGEEELEFWDLTENGGSQWKVEDMPGDCGFDFCIDGVTKYFATSFELCLKRQVIDLLAEGFSAEQLDAQPAVMVEDWYCGRTDCGCTYQMATSLLDENHEVIQEFKPEEVTLDPDSDDCSWKQISHTFSDYGPGMRLISFEHGGHDTKFWDGWFGVRVTGSSITVDV from the exons ATGTCCCGAAACCTTTTGAAGAATCCCTACGGGGAAG aGGAGCTGGAATTCTGGGACCTTACGGAAAACGGGGGGAGTCAGTGGAAGGTGGAGGACATGCCGGGCGACTGCGGCTTCGACTTCTGCATCGACGGCGTGACCAAATACTTTGCAACCTCTTTTGA GTTGTGTCTGAAGAGGCAGGTGATCGACCTGCTGGCAGAGGGCTTCTCCGCCGAGCAGCTGGACGCTCAACCCGCTGTCATGGTGGAAGACTG GTACTGCGGGAGGACAGATTGCGGCTGCACCTATCAAATGGCCACGTCTCTGCTGGATGAGAATCACGAGGTCATTCAGGAGTTCAAACCCGAGGAGGTGACTCTGGACCCCGACAGTGACGACTGCTCATGGAAGCAG ATCAGCCACACGTTTTCCGACTACGGTCCCGGAATGCGTCTCATCTCCTTCGAACACGGAGGACACGACACCAAGTTCTGGGACGGTTGGTTTGGCGTCCGGGTCACCGGGAGCTCCATTACTGTCGATGTCTGA
- the LOC137897927 gene encoding integrin alpha-5-like, which produces MGTVPGLPPSRSWGRRQRTVWVAHVAMVLGLGQLCAAFNLDTENRVVFTGPRGSYFGYSVEFFISSSRVNILIGAPKANTSQPNVTEGGAVYSCPWSQANCSIIDFDKQGDRYFYINNVNTQVEFKSHQWFGATVRSHGDSILACAPRYYWRTEHDTAFADVTGTCYLSTDGFKSFVEYAPCRTERPGPAGQGYCQGGFSADFTKDGRVVLGGPGSFYWQGQLISASTEEIVKAYYPSYFLLSVAGQIQTRQVQGTYDDSYQGYSVAGGEFSGDDEEDFITGVPKGLMLYGVVSILNGRDLKSLLNLTGEQMGSYFGYAVASTDINSDGLDDLVVGAPMFMCRGSNGRLEELGKVYVYLQRGPLLLERSRSHLLGKQAFGRFGTSLAPLGDLNQDGFNDVAIGCPYGGDDQRGLVFIHNGCAGGLMDTPTQTLTGQWASSSYPPSFGFALRGDRDLDGNGYPDLIVGAFGVDKAVLYRARPIVRVSVSLTVQPTMIHQEERTCELVTGNDAIAVSCVSVGFCLLADGKHLPSHLGFLVEVQLDSVKQSQKESIRRTLFLDSQQPSLLKTLSVSNGEPSCYDAKIYLRDEEEFRDKLSPIYISLNFSLDPSAPVEQNGLRPVLNYQTVQRVEQKAQIQLDCGEDNICVPDLKLAVYGDRTEVYLGSENSLSLTFNARNEGEGGAYEAELYVVLPPEADYSGIARSNESLTQLTCSYEAENHTRYLVCDLGNPMKSGTSLWAGLRFTVPRLKDTQDTVEFELQIRSENANNSESEVVLFELEVAAMADVILQGVSHPDKVIFPPPNWRGGQSLREEQDVGPELQQVYELVNNGPSMVSQSTLKVRCPLRAHGHELLYPVEVMTQGPLSCSSKHTFNALKLKLQPPVAEGPAMLGSRVPKSGPEHRIRRRELHFLAEQGNLSCSTVACWELQCDVGLLDRGASVILAVRSRVWAETFMERPHKQHVLECSVQYKVDNMPYSIPPKFKPSGSKKVVTAVTWNKPDSLFLIPVWIIILAILVGLLLLSLLIYLLYKMGFFKRSDPYGTTMEKAQLRPQASSEA; this is translated from the exons GGTCAACATCTTGATCGGCGCTCCGAAAGCCAACACCAGCCAACCCAACGTCACCGAAGGAGGAGCTGTATACTCGTGCCCCTGGAGCCAAGCTAACTGCAGCATCATCGACTTTGACAAGCAAG GCGATCGATATTTCTACATTAACAATGTGAACACTCAGGTCGAATTCAAGTCCCACCAATGGTTTGGAGCTACTGTGCGTTCCCATGGCGACAGCATCCTG GCTTGCGCTCCCAGGTATTACTGGAGGACCGAACATGACACCGCCTTTGCCGATGTCACCGGAACCTGCTACCTCTCAACAGACGGCTTCAAATCATTTGTGGAGTACGCCCCCTGCAGAACAG AAAGACCTGGACCTGCTGGACAGGGATATTGCCAGGGGGGGTTTAGCGCAGACTTCACGAAG GATGGGAGAGTTGTGCTTGGAGGACCAGGCAGCTTTTACTGGCAAG GTCAGCTGATCTCAGCCAGCACAGAGGAGATTGTTAAGGCATACTACCCATCGTACTTTCTCCTGTCGGTTGCCGGGCAAATTCAGACACGACAGGTGCAGGGAACCTACGATGACAGTTACCAAG GTTATTCTGTGGCTGGTGGTGAGTTCAGCGGCGATGATGAGGAAG ATTTCATCACTGGAGTTCCAAAAGGACTCATGCTGTATGGTGTA GTGTCCATATTAAACGGAAGGGATCTGAAGTCTTTGCTCAACCTGACCGGGGAGCAG ATGGGGTCGTACTTCGGCTACGCAGTGGCTTCCACCGACATCAACAGCGACGG tttggaTGATCTGGTGGTGGGAGCTCCGATGTTCATGTGCCGAGGTTCCAACGGGCGCCTGGAGGAGCTGGGTAAGGTTTACGTCTACCTCCAGAGGGGTCCTCTTCTGCTGGAGCGAAGCCGGTCCCATCTCCTCGGAAAGCAGGCCTTCGGTCGGTTCGGGACCTCGCTGGCGCCGCTGGGAGATCTCAACCAGGATGGATTCAATG ACGTGGCCATTGGCTGTCCCTACGGCGGAGACGACCAGCGTGGATTGGTTTTCATTCATAACGGCTGTGCAGGAGGACTGATGGACACGCCCACTCAGACTCTCACCGGCCAATGGGCTTCCAGCTCTTACCCACCCAGTTTTGGCTTCGCCCTGCGAGGCGACAGAGATCTGGATGGAAACGGCTACCCAG atctgaTCGTGGGGgcttttggggttgataaggcgGTGCTATACAG GGCTCGGCCTATCGTGCGCGTCAGCGTGTCACTGACGGTGCAGCCGACGATGATCCACCAGGAGGAGAGGACCTGTGAGCTGGTCACAGGGAATGACGCCATTGCTGTTTCATG TGTCAGCGTCGGTTTCTGCCTGCTGGCGGATGGGAAGCACCTCCCCTCTCATCtag GCTTTCTGGTGGAGGTTCAGTTGGACAGCGTGAAGCAGAGCCAGAAGGAGTCCATCAGGAGAACTTTGTTCCTGGACAGTCAGCAGCCCAGTTTGCTGAAGACCCTCAGCGTTTCCAACGGAGAACCCTCCTGCTACGACGCCAAGATCTATCTACGG gatgaagaggagtttCGAGATAAACTGTCTCCCATTTACATCAGTCTAAACTTCAGTCTGGATCCGAGCGCCCCGGTGGAACAGAACGGGCTCAGACCGGTGCTGAATTATCAGACGGTGCAGCGTGTGGAACAGAAG GCCCAGATTCAGCTGGACTGTGGAGAAGACAACATCTGTGTCCCTGATCTCAAGCTGGCTGTTTATGG TGATAGGACGGAGGTCTACCTGGGCAGTGAGAACTCCTTGAGCCTGACCTTCAACGCCAGGAACGAGGGCGAGGGAGGGGCGTACGAAGCCGAGCTCTACGTCGTGCTGCCCCCCGAGGCCGACTACAGCGGGATAGCGCGCAGCAACGAG AGCCTGACTCAGCTGACGTGCAGCTACGAGGCGGAAAACCACACTCGCTATCTCGTGTGTGATCTGGGAAACCCCATGAAGTCTGGGACCAGC TTATGGGCCGGGCTTCGGTTCACCGTGCCCAGACTGAAGGACACTCAGGACACCGTCGAGTTTGAGCTCCAGATACGAAG TGAAAATGCCAATAACTCAGAGAGTGAGGTGGTGCTGTTTGAGCTGGAGGTCGCTGCGATGGCTGATGTCATCCTGCAGGG AGTTTCACATCCAGATAAAGTCATCTTTCCACCCCCGAACTGGAGAGGCGGTCAGAGcctgagggaggagcaggacgTCGGGCCGGAGCTCCAGCAGGTCTACGAG CTGGTGAATAACGGTCCCAGCATGGTGAGCCAGTCGACCCTAAAGGTGAGGTGTCCTCTGAGGGCTCACGGCCACGAGCTGCTCTACCCTGTGGAGGTGATGACCCAGGGGCCCCTGAGCTGCTCCTCCAAACACACCTTCAATGCACTGAAACTGAAG CTCCAGCCGCCGGTAGCAGAGGGTCCCGCGATGCTCGGGTCCCGCGTCCCGAAGTCTGGCCCCGAGCATCGCATCCGACGGAGGGAGCTGCACTTCCTGGCTGAACAAGGAAACCTG TCGTGCTCGACGGTGGCGTGCTGGGAGCTCCAGTGTGACGTCGGGCTGCTGGACAGGGGAGCCAGCGTCATCCTGGCTGTTCGCTCCAGAGTCTGGGCTGAAACCTTCATGGAG AGGCCACATAAGCAGCACGTTCTCGAATGCTCTGTCCAATACAAGGTGGACAACATGCCTTATTCGATTCCTCCCAAATTCAAGCCATCAGGATCCAAAAAG GTGGTGACGGCCGTTACATGGAACAAGCCTGATAGTCTGTTCTTAATTCCGGTGTGGATCATCATCCTAGCCATCCTGGTCGGATTGCTATTACTCTCCCTGCTCATATATCTCTTATACAAG ATGGGCTTCTTTAAACGGTCGGACCCATACGGCACAACCATGGAGAAGGCCCAGCTCAGACCGCAGGCCTCCTCTGAAGCGTAG